The proteins below are encoded in one region of Serratia symbiotica:
- the glnG gene encoding nitrogen regulation protein NR(I): MQRGTVWIVDDDSSIRWVLERALAGAGVNCISFGNGDDVLEALATQTPDVLLSDIRMPGIDGLSLLRQIKQRHPMLPVIIMTAHSDLDAAVSAYQQGAFDYLPKPFDIDEAVALVERAISHYQEQQQPTRNQSTNDPAADIIGEAPAMQDVFRIIGRLSRSSISVLINGESGTGKELVAHALHRHSPRAKSPFIALNMAAIPKDLIESELFGHEKGAFTGANQIRQGRFEQADGGTLFLDEIGDMPLDVQTRLLRVLADGQFYRVGGYAPVKVDVRIIAATHQNLELRVREGKFREDLFHRLNVIRVHLPPLRERCEDIPRLARYFLQITAKELGVEAKNLHPETETALTRLPWPGNVRQLENTCRWLTVMAAGQEVLLQDLPGELFETTKPESGDHNTPGSWATLLAQWADHALHSGHQDLLSEVLPELERTLLATALRHTQGHKQEAARLLGWGRNTLTRKLKELGMD; this comes from the coding sequence ATGCAACGAGGGACTGTCTGGATCGTCGATGACGATAGCTCCATCCGCTGGGTGCTTGAGCGCGCGCTCGCTGGTGCAGGTGTGAACTGCATCAGCTTCGGCAACGGCGATGACGTGCTGGAAGCTTTGGCAACACAAACGCCTGACGTGTTGCTGTCCGATATCCGTATGCCGGGGATAGACGGTTTATCGCTGCTCAGGCAGATAAAACAGCGTCACCCGATGCTTCCGGTCATCATAATGACCGCGCATTCAGATCTGGATGCTGCCGTCAGCGCCTATCAACAAGGAGCTTTCGATTACCTGCCCAAGCCCTTCGATATCGACGAAGCAGTAGCGTTGGTTGAACGTGCTATCAGCCATTATCAGGAGCAGCAGCAGCCAACGCGCAACCAATCGACCAACGATCCTGCGGCGGACATCATCGGCGAAGCCCCAGCGATGCAGGACGTATTTCGTATCATCGGTCGCCTTTCGCGCTCGTCGATCAGCGTGCTGATTAACGGCGAATCGGGCACCGGCAAAGAGCTGGTCGCTCATGCCCTACATCGCCATAGCCCACGCGCCAAATCACCGTTTATTGCCCTGAATATGGCCGCAATCCCCAAAGATTTGATCGAGTCCGAGCTGTTCGGCCACGAGAAAGGGGCCTTCACCGGTGCCAATCAGATCCGACAAGGCCGCTTTGAACAGGCTGATGGCGGTACGCTGTTCCTCGATGAAATCGGTGACATGCCGCTGGATGTACAGACGCGTTTGCTGCGCGTACTGGCGGACGGTCAGTTCTACCGAGTCGGCGGCTATGCGCCAGTCAAGGTCGATGTGCGCATCATCGCTGCCACCCATCAGAATCTGGAACTGCGGGTGCGGGAAGGCAAATTCCGTGAGGATCTATTCCACCGCCTGAACGTTATCCGCGTACATTTGCCGCCGCTGCGTGAGCGCTGTGAGGATATCCCACGGCTAGCACGCTACTTTCTGCAAATCACAGCCAAAGAACTGGGCGTAGAAGCGAAGAATCTGCATCCAGAAACCGAAACCGCCCTAACTCGCCTACCCTGGCCGGGCAACGTGCGCCAGTTGGAGAACACCTGCCGCTGGCTGACGGTGATGGCCGCCGGACAGGAGGTGCTGCTCCAGGATCTGCCAGGCGAGTTGTTTGAAACTACCAAGCCGGAAAGTGGCGACCACAACACGCCAGGTAGTTGGGCAACGCTATTAGCTCAGTGGGCCGATCACGCGCTGCATTCCGGTCATCAAGACCTGCTGTCGGAAGTGCTGCCCGAATTGGAGCGCACTCTACTCGCTACGGCGCTACGCCACACCCAGGGGCATAAGCAGGAAGCCGCACGGCTGCTGGGTTGGGGGAGAAACACCCTGACCCGCAAGCTGAAAGAACTGGGTATGGATTAG
- a CDS encoding YshB family small membrane protein — protein sequence MQGSFIELISQGAELGAAACHNPQVAIAAVLCATLINFFS from the coding sequence ATGCAGGGTTCATTCATCGAATTAATTTCCCAAGGCGCGGAGCTTGGCGCTGCCGCCTGCCATAATCCGCAAGTGGCGATCGCTGCGGTGCTGTGCGCCACGCTAATTAACTTCTTCAGTTAA